CAGCGGCCGCACGTCCCGCACCCACGAAGCCCGCACGTACGGCAGGCACACCTGAACCGGCTCGCGCGCCGCCGGCCCCAGCTCCCAGGCGCACTCCCGCCCCTCCAGCGACGCGGCGAGGAAGTCGTTCCACCGCCCGTAGTCCGACTCCACGACCAGCCCCGCCGGCGCGTCGAACTCGACCGTCGCGAACCCGCGGCTCAGCTCGTGCTCGGCGTCGAACAGCAGCATCGCGTCGATCAGCCGCAGCTCCCCGTGCCACGCCCACACCGGCGGCCGCCCACCCGTGCCGACCCCGGCTCGCTCCATCGCCGCCACCATCGCCCGGTACGGCGCCACCAGCCCGGCCGGCACGCGGTCCCAGTCGCCGACGAGGTCGCCGGTCACCCGGGTCAGCGGCTGAAAGGTACGCAACAACACGATCACCGAGGCTAACGACGGCCGCCCCGCGCCACCTCCGGGTAATTCCCGGAACCGGTGAGCAGCTCGACCACCGCGCCGACGCCACCCCGCTCGAAGGCCGCCCGCTGCCGGGACGCCCCGCCACCGGCCGCCACCAGCGACGGCAAGGCTTGCTCGGCGAACTCCTTCGCCCCGCCGTCCAGGTGCGGCCGCACCTCGTCCAGCAGCCGCGCGAGCACCACCGGTCCACGGGGTCGACGCAGGTCCCGTCCAGGCCGTCCCGCGCCGCGCGCCAGAGGTCGGCCCGCGCCACCTCCTGCGGCACCCGCGGCGCGTCCACCCTGTCCCCGATCCGGGCGAACGCCGCGGCGGCGAGGCCCTGCGCGAGCACCGCCGCCTCCCGTTCCGTCGCCGCCACGTCGCACACGCGGATCTCGACCGTCGGGTGGCGCGGCGACAGGCGCCTGTCCCAGTACAGTTCCCGGGGTCCATGATCGCCCCCGACCGCGCCATCTCCTCGTACCGCCCGGCCGATTCGGCATACGGCGGCGGGTCACCGCTGGGCCGGCGGGACATCGCCAGGTACCGCCAGCTCGCGTACCCGGTGTCGGCCCCCTCGGCGAACGGCGAGTTGGCACTGACCGCCGGCAGCCACGGCCGCACGTGGTTGATCACCTCCACGCCGGTGTCCGAGTCCGGGACGCCGAGGTGGATGTGGCACCCGCACACGTGGGCGGTGCTCATCAACCCGCGGAAGTGGTCCGCGATCCGCTCGTCCACCACGTCCGGGAACGCGGCGGTCAAGCACGCGGCGGCGTCCTCGCCGTCGCGCAGGCCGACGATCCGGCGGTAGTGGGCGTGCTCCGCCTCCGCCCAGATCAGCGGTTCGACCTCGGCCGCGAAGTCCAGTTTGGTGCTGCCGTGCTCGGGGCGGTGCACCTGGGCACACGCCAGGAAGGGCAGGTCGCTGCGGGAACCGGCGACGATCAGCAGCTCGTCGCCGCCCGGCCGGTACCGGAGCTGCCCGTCATCGCGGGTGAAGCGGCCGCCGCGCCCGAGGGGCAGCGACCGGGCGTCAGCCGACGACCTCGGTCCGGACCACCGGCGCCTCCTCGCCCGCCGTCCCGCGGATCTTGCGCGACCGCAGGATGACCGTGGTGCAGACCGTGGAGATGATGCTCATCGACAGCATGTACCAGCCCAGCGAGGCCGTGCCCCACGCCGCGACCAGGCTCGCGGCGACCATCGGGGCGATGGCGCTGCCCGCGATCATCCCGATCGTGTACCCGATGGACAGCCCCGAATAGCGCACCTTCGCCGGGAACACCTCGGCGTAGAACACCCCGGCGACGCCCTGCCCGGCGGCGTGCGGCACGCAGAACAGCACGTACCCGGCGAAGACGATCCACGGGTCGCCGCTGTCCAGCAGCCAGATCCATGGGAAGGCGAGCACCGCCTTGCCGATCATGCCGAACATCATCACCTTCGGCCGCCCGACCCGGTCCGAGATCATGCCGGACGCCAGCACGAACAGGCAGTCCAGCACCATCGACACCATCACGATGAGCAGGATCGTGCCCCGGCTCAGGCCGAGTTCCTTGGTGGCGTAGGACAACCCGAACACCGACATCATGTAGAACGCGACGCCGCCGCTGAGAGTCGTGCCCGCCACGAGCAGCGCCCGCGCCGGGTACCGCCGCAGGATGGTCAGCGCCGGCGCCCGCTCGACGCGGCCGGAGCGCTTGATCTCGGCGAACGTCGGGCTCTCGTCGATCGTGCGGCGCAGCACGTATCCCACGACCACGAGGATCGCGCTGAGCAGGAACGGGATCCGCCAGCCCCAGGACAGGAAGTCCTCCTGCGGCAGCGCGTTGAGCGGCAGGAACACCAGCGTGGCGACGACCAGGCCGAGCGGGCCGCCGATCTGCACGAAGCTGCCGTAGAAGCCGCGCTTCTCGGGCCGGCTGTGCTCCATCGTCAGCAGCACCGCGCCACCCAGCTCGCCGCCCATCGCGAAGCCCTGCACGATCCGCAACACGATCAGCAGGACCGGGGCCAGCACCCCGAGCGTCGAATAGCCGGGCAACAGTCCGATGAGGAGGGTCGCACCGCCCATCAGGATCAGCGTCAGCACCAGCATCGGGCGGCGACCGACCTTGTCGCCGAGGTGGCCGATGATCACCCCGCCGACGGGCCGGATCAGGAACGCCACGGCGAAGGTCGACAGCGACACGAGCGTGCCGGCCAGGCCGGACAGGTTGGGGAAGAACACCTTGTTGAACACCAGGGCGGCGGCGGTGGCGTAGATGAAGAAGTCGTAGTACTCGATCGTCGTGCCGATCACGCTGGCCGCGGCCGCGCGCTTGGGCTGCAGTGCAGTCATCAGGCTCTCCTCGTCAGGGGGTCAGCGGGCTCGTCACGGGCGCCTGTTCGCGGCCGGTCACCGTGTGGGAGCGCACGATCACCACGGTGGACACCAGCGAGATCGCGGCCATCGCGAGCATGTACCAGCCCAGCGCGGCGGACCCGAACGCGCTCACCAGGCTTTCGGCCACCACCGGGGCGATCGCGCTTCCCGCGATCATGCCGATCGTGTAGCCGATGGACAGTCCGGAATACCGCACCGCGGGCGGGAACGCCTCCGCGTAGAACACGCCCGCCACGCCCTGCACCGCGCCGTGCGGCACGCACAGCAGCACGTACCCGGCGAAGATCACCCACGGGTTCCCGGTGTCCAGCATCCAGATCCAGGGGAACGACAGCACCGCGAGACCGATCATCCCCGCGATCATCACCTTCGGGCGGCCCAGCCGATCCGACAGCGTGCCCGCGGCGAACACGAACAGGCAGTCCAGCACCATCGACGCCATCACGACGAGCAGGATCGTTCCGCGCGGCAGGCCGAGGTCCTTGGTGGCGTAGGACAGGCCGAACACGGCCATCATGTAGAACGCGATGCCGCCGATCAGGGTGGTGCCCGCGATCAGCAGTGTCCGGAGTGGATACTGCCGGACGATGGTCAGCGCGGGCGCCCGGTCCACCCGGCCGGCACGCTTGATCTCGGTGAACGTGGGGCTCTCGTCGATCCGCCGCCGCAGGAAGTAGCCGACGGCGATGAGGGCCACGCTGAGCAGGAACGGGATCCGCCAGCCCCAGTTCAGGAAGTCCTGCTGCGGCATGGCGCCCAGCGGCAGGTAGACCAGTGTCGCCAGCACGAGCGCGAGCGGGCCGCCGATCTGCACGAAACTGCCGTAGAACCCGCGTTTGCCCGGCTGGCTGTGCTCCATCGTCAGCAGCACCGCGCCGCCGAGTTCGCCGCCCATCGCGAACCCCTGCAGCACCCGCAGGAGGATCAGCAGGACCGGCGCGGCGACGCCGATGGTCGAGTACCCGGGCAATAGTCCGATGAGGAGGGTCGCGCCGCCCATCATGGTCAGCGTGAGCACCAGCATCGGCCGTCGCCCGACCTTGTCGCCGAGATGCCCGATGATCACGCCGCCGAGCGGGCGGACCAGGAAGGCCACCGCGAAGGTCGACAGCGACACCAGTGTCCCGGCCAGGCCGGTCAGCGTCGGGAAGAACACCTTGTTGAACACCAGCGCGGCGGCGGTGGCGTAGATGAAGAAGTCGTAGTACTCGATGGTGGTGCCGATGACGCTCGCCGCGGCGGCGCGTCGGGGCTGCAGAGTGGACATGATCGCGCTCTCTTCGTTGAGAGGGACATGGGGGATTTTTCAGGAGGCGAGGTAGGCCCCACGGTGGAAGAGCAACGGCTCACCGGGTGCGGCGGCCAGCGCGCGGACCTCGCCGACGACGATGGTGTGGTCGCCGCCGTCGTACTCGGCCCAGATCTCGCAGTCGATCCAGGCGAGCACGCCGTCGAGGACGGGCGAGCCCAGCTCGCTCGGCGACCAGCGGACGCCGGCGAACTTGTCGGTGCCGGACCGCGCGAACGCGTCCGACAGATGCCGCTGGTCGGCGGCGAGGATGTTGACGCAGAACGAGCCGATTTCGCGGATCCTCGGCCAGGTGCGCGACCCGCGGCCGGGCGCGAACGTGACCAGTGGCGGGTCGAGGGACAGGGAGGCGAACGACTGGCAGGTGAAGCCGACCGGCTCGGGACCGGCGGCGGTGACCACCACGACCCCGGAGCAGAAGGAGCCGAGCACGTCCCGCATCAGGCGACCGGGCACGGTCATGGTGTTCTCCTTCCGGGTCAGAGCACGGCGACCGCGTTGCCGGGCGATCCGAGGCCGCCGACCAGGGCCAGCGGCACGGAGACGAACAGGAAGTCCGGCCGGGAGCTCTCGTGGAGCCGGGCGGCCAGGGTGTCGAAGTCGAACAGCTCGCCGAGCGGGATGCCGAGCATCCCCAGCAGCCGCCGGTG
The window above is part of the Amycolatopsis thermoflava N1165 genome. Proteins encoded here:
- a CDS encoding MFS transporter, with product MTALQPKRAAAASVIGTTIEYYDFFIYATAAALVFNKVFFPNLSGLAGTLVSLSTFAVAFLIRPVGGVIIGHLGDKVGRRPMLVLTLILMGGATLLIGLLPGYSTLGVLAPVLLIVLRIVQGFAMGGELGGAVLLTMEHSRPEKRGFYGSFVQIGGPLGLVVATLVFLPLNALPQEDFLSWGWRIPFLLSAILVVVGYVLRRTIDESPTFAEIKRSGRVERAPALTILRRYPARALLVAGTTLSGGVAFYMMSVFGLSYATKELGLSRGTILLIVMVSMVLDCLFVLASGMISDRVGRPKVMMFGMIGKAVLAFPWIWLLDSGDPWIVFAGYVLFCVPHAAGQGVAGVFYAEVFPAKVRYSGLSIGYTIGMIAGSAIAPMVAASLVAAWGTASLGWYMLSMSIISTVCTTVILRSRKIRGTAGEEAPVVRTEVVG
- a CDS encoding flavin reductase family protein, producing MTVPGRLMRDVLGSFCSGVVVVTAAGPEPVGFTCQSFASLSLDPPLVTFAPGRGSRTWPRIREIGSFCVNILAADQRHLSDAFARSGTDKFAGVRWSPSELGSPVLDGVLAWIDCEIWAEYDGGDHTIVVGEVRALAAAPGEPLLFHRGAYLAS
- a CDS encoding MFS transporter, with protein sequence MSTLQPRRAAAASVIGTTIEYYDFFIYATAAALVFNKVFFPTLTGLAGTLVSLSTFAVAFLVRPLGGVIIGHLGDKVGRRPMLVLTLTMMGGATLLIGLLPGYSTIGVAAPVLLILLRVLQGFAMGGELGGAVLLTMEHSQPGKRGFYGSFVQIGGPLALVLATLVYLPLGAMPQQDFLNWGWRIPFLLSVALIAVGYFLRRRIDESPTFTEIKRAGRVDRAPALTIVRQYPLRTLLIAGTTLIGGIAFYMMAVFGLSYATKDLGLPRGTILLVVMASMVLDCLFVFAAGTLSDRLGRPKVMIAGMIGLAVLSFPWIWMLDTGNPWVIFAGYVLLCVPHGAVQGVAGVFYAEAFPPAVRYSGLSIGYTIGMIAGSAIAPVVAESLVSAFGSAALGWYMLAMAAISLVSTVVIVRSHTVTGREQAPVTSPLTP